A window of Deltaproteobacteria bacterium contains these coding sequences:
- the rsmG gene encoding 16S rRNA (guanine(527)-N(7))-methyltransferase RsmG produces the protein MMDAGAALRAYVDLLLRWNARINLTAARTADAVALHIDDSRAAAAHVPAGARRLVDVGSGAGFPGLVIAVVRPDVAVTLLEPVHKKRAFLAAAIRELGLANARAVAQRLEDHPDRDYDVAVSRATWAANEWIRRARPYVRPGGVVLAMEGRERIALPAGARRHPYRVGERDRAILVVPVGPGGSAGD, from the coding sequence GTGATGGACGCCGGCGCCGCACTGCGCGCGTACGTCGACCTGCTGTTGCGGTGGAACGCGCGCATCAACCTGACCGCCGCGCGCACGGCCGACGCGGTCGCCCTGCACATCGACGACTCGCGCGCCGCGGCGGCGCACGTGCCCGCCGGCGCGCGCCGGCTCGTCGACGTCGGCAGCGGCGCCGGGTTTCCCGGGCTGGTGATCGCGGTGGTGCGGCCGGACGTGGCGGTGACCCTGCTCGAGCCGGTGCACAAAAAGCGCGCATTCCTGGCGGCGGCGATCCGCGAGCTGGGACTGGCCAACGCGCGCGCGGTCGCGCAGCGGCTGGAGGACCACCCCGATCGCGACTACGACGTCGCGGTGTCGCGCGCGACGTGGGCCGCGAACGAGTGGATCCGCCGCGCCCGGCCGTACGTGCGGCCCGGCGGGGTGGTGCTCGCGATGGAGGGACGCGAGCGCATCGCGCTGCCGGCCGGCGCGCGGCGCCATCCGTACCGGGTCGGCGAGCGCGACCGCGCGATCCTGGTCGTGCCGGTGGGACCGGGCGGATCGGCGGGGGACTGA